Sequence from the Xenorhabdus nematophila ATCC 19061 genome:
CCGTTTAGCCGAACTTACCATGAATAAACTCTATGATAAAATCCCATCATCTGTTTGGAAATTCGTCCGCTAAGCTGTAGTTATCAGATAGAAAGTGACTAAAGCCGGTAGATATTATCGGCTAACTGAGCGACCGATTATAAGCTTAAAATTGGTGAGGGCTCTGCCAGCGACATCCCGGCACACACATCCCTTGCTATGGCTGCTTCTTTCCAGACCTGACCAAGTTAACAAGTTAGCGTTGCGGGAGAACCAACAGAGCCCCCATCGATGCTAGCTTCAAATTTCGAAGCGGTCCTTATTATCTTTCATACATCATAAAATAGCAAGGAAACCGCTTTTAAGTGATGACTTATTGTGCATGTAGCTCAAAAAGAATCCAAAAACAATATCGACAACAAAAATTACTGCCCCCTAAAAAAATTAACCTTTCCATAACTCAACATTTATACTTAACAAAACACGCTTTTGCACTCTCCAAATATTAAATTATCTTCAAATTTTTCAGTAAGATAACTATTTTCATGGTCATTTGAAACAACCAGTACACAAAAACAAGCAGATAAAATAATAGAAAACGAGATCCAATAACATTGATAAATCATTTTTAATTAACACAAAAATATAATAGCTTTCAGAATATCAATTTAAATAAAATATGAGTACTATCTTTTTCTTCATCTGAAAAATAAAATAATCATATAAATCAAACAATAAACATCATAACAATATTATTCGCATTATTTGATAAGTATTGATAAAATTGGTGGTGATAATTTACCACCGAAACATAAATTTTATTTACATCTTAATGTCTTCATTTTTAAATAAATGAATATTTATATCTATAGTCGTTTATTTATACGTTTTCAACCGTTCTTATAAAAGCAAAGGCATGTTATGAGCCAGGCATTGCAAAATTTAATAAACCTTATACATCTGGAAAAAATAGAAGAAGGAATTTATAGAGGACAAAGTGAAGATTTAGGATTTCCTCAAGTTTTTGGCGGTCAAGTGATAGGTCAGGCTCTATATGCAGCAAAACAAACTGTTGCAGATGATCGAATGGTTCATTCCTTCCACAGCTATTTTCTACGTCCTGGTGATAGCCATAAACCCATAGTTTATGACGTTGAAATATTGCGGGATGGGAGAAGTTTCAGTGCTCGTCGAATCAGTGCAATACAACATGGTAAACCTATTTTCTACATGACAGCCTCTTTTCAAGGTTATGAAGAAAGTTTTGAGCATCAAAATACCATGCCAATAGTTCCACCACCAGAAGAGTTTGCGTCCCAAGAAGAAATAGTAAAAAAAATGGCTGACTCACTCCCTGACAAATTATACAAGGCTTTTTCTACACCACCTCTGGAAATGAAACTGGTTAAATCCGACAAATTACCTAATCATTCGCCAAAAGAAGCCGTGCGTTATGTTTGGTTTCGCAGTAATGGAAAAATGCCAGAAGACCCGTTCATACACCACTGTTTGCTGGGCTATGCTTCAGATTTTAATTTCCTGCCTACATCCTTATTACCCCATGGGGTAAGATTTATGGGGCATAACATGCAGATAGCCACCATTGACCATTCAATGTGGTATCATCGCCCTTTCAATATGGACGACTGGCTACTTTATGCAATCAAGAGTCCATCAGCATCAGGCGCACGTGGTTTTGTTCATGGGCATATCTATAATTGTGAAGGAATACTTATTGCTTCTGCTGTTCAAGAAGGCGTCATTCGTAAGCTGTAATAAATAAACACCGTATGCCGTGATAATATTAGATAAGATATAACGGTTGTATCACTATTATCCTGTTATTACGGCACACGGTTTTTCAACTCATTAAAACCTATATTCAATAGATTTCGATTTCCAGAACAAAGATAAGAGAATCATCTCCAAGCACACACCTAATTAATAATATCAGTTATAAGCGCTTTCACCATGTGAAGTAATATCCAGCCCTTCCCTTTCTGATTCAACGCTAATGCGTAATCCAACAAGTTTATCGGCTATCTTGAATGAAATATAAGCAGCTACTGATGACCAAACAATACAGACCAATATACTAATAACCTGCACCTCAAGTTGCCTTAACATAGTCATTCCCCCAGTAAACCCTGTCCCACCTAAGGTCCTGGCAGTAAAAATACTTGTCAATAAACAACCTACTATTCCACACACACCATGCACACCAAAAACATCACAGACATCATCAACACGTAGCCACCGTTTCAATATGACAACACCCCATAAACCAGCCAAACCAGCGATAATCCCCATTATCAGAGCACCACCAATACCAACCGTTGCTGCTGCCGGAGTAATGACTACCAAACCCGAAATACATCCAGAACACGCACCTAAAAGCGAAGGCTTCTCACGAAACAACCATTCAGCAAAGACCCATGACAATACGGCTCCTGCCGTTGCTGCCACTGTATTCACAAAAGCCAGAGCCGAAACAGCATTTACTGCACCAGCAGAACCTACATTAAAACCAAACCAGCCAATATAAAGGATTGCTGTGCCAATAAAAGTCATGGGTAAGTTATGAGGTTTAAAAGCTTCCCTTCCAAACCCTGACCGTTTTCCAAGTAAGTAAGCACCAACCAATCCTGCCGCTGCCGCATTAATATGAACAACCGTTCCTCCGGCAAAATCCAAAGCGCCATCTTTTGCAAACCAACCTCCGCCCCACACCATATGTGCCATCGGAATGTAAGATGCCGTCATCCATAACACGCTAAAAATCAATAATGCTGAAAAGCGTATTCTTTCGCACAGGGCTCCCACAACTAAAGCAACAGTGATACAGGCAAACGCACCTTGAAAAACAACATGAATTAATTGGTAGAAACTGCCATTCAAATCAGTGATGGATATATTTTTTAGCATGACTTGATTTAATCCACCCCAAAAACGGTTGCCTTCCTCAAAAGTCATGCTATACCCGTAAATAATCCAAAGCACACAGACCAATGAAAAGCTCACAATTATCTGCGACATCAATGACAAAACATTTTTACGGCGCAGCAATCCACCATAAAATAAAGCAATTCCAGGGATCGTCATAAAAAGCACAAGCACTGTATTTACTAACATAAATACTGTATCAGCCTTATCAAGTACATTTTCCACAGCAAAGGCGAAGGAAGGTAAGCCAGCTAAAGAGCCAAC
This genomic interval carries:
- the amtB gene encoding ammonium transporter AmtB, producing the protein MKKQFLSIIVGSLAGLPSFAFAVENVLDKADTVFMLVNTVLVLFMTIPGIALFYGGLLRRKNVLSLMSQIIVSFSLVCVLWIIYGYSMTFEEGNRFWGGLNQVMLKNISITDLNGSFYQLIHVVFQGAFACITVALVVGALCERIRFSALLIFSVLWMTASYIPMAHMVWGGGWFAKDGALDFAGGTVVHINAAAAGLVGAYLLGKRSGFGREAFKPHNLPMTFIGTAILYIGWFGFNVGSAGAVNAVSALAFVNTVAATAGAVLSWVFAEWLFREKPSLLGACSGCISGLVVITPAAATVGIGGALIMGIIAGLAGLWGVVILKRWLRVDDVCDVFGVHGVCGIVGCLLTSIFTARTLGGTGFTGGMTMLRQLEVQVISILVCIVWSSVAAYISFKIADKLVGLRISVESEREGLDITSHGESAYN
- the tesB gene encoding acyl-CoA thioesterase II, which produces MSQALQNLINLIHLEKIEEGIYRGQSEDLGFPQVFGGQVIGQALYAAKQTVADDRMVHSFHSYFLRPGDSHKPIVYDVEILRDGRSFSARRISAIQHGKPIFYMTASFQGYEESFEHQNTMPIVPPPEEFASQEEIVKKMADSLPDKLYKAFSTPPLEMKLVKSDKLPNHSPKEAVRYVWFRSNGKMPEDPFIHHCLLGYASDFNFLPTSLLPHGVRFMGHNMQIATIDHSMWYHRPFNMDDWLLYAIKSPSASGARGFVHGHIYNCEGILIASAVQEGVIRKL